The following coding sequences are from one Mycobacterium bourgelatii window:
- a CDS encoding DUF1707 SHOCT-like domain-containing protein, giving the protein MTDTGGDMVSLRVSDADRNGTMRRLHNAVALGLIDINEFEQRSSRVSYARTQSELDGLVGDLPGPGAIVTSAADRVELRGWAGSLKRHGAWMVPTRLALVRRFGSIDLDLTKARFAGPVVVIELDMKFGSLDLRLPEGASASIDNVEVYVGSAVDRRKDPPPEGTPHVVITGQVVFGSVVIRGPRRPLLRRPGQRD; this is encoded by the coding sequence ATGACTGACACCGGTGGGGACATGGTGTCGTTGCGGGTTTCGGATGCCGACCGCAACGGCACCATGCGGCGTCTGCACAACGCCGTTGCGCTCGGGCTGATCGATATCAACGAGTTCGAGCAACGTTCGTCGCGCGTGTCCTACGCGCGCACTCAAAGCGAACTGGACGGACTGGTCGGCGACCTGCCCGGGCCGGGCGCGATCGTCACCTCCGCGGCCGACCGCGTCGAACTGCGCGGCTGGGCCGGTTCGCTGAAACGCCACGGCGCCTGGATGGTGCCCACGCGGCTGGCGCTGGTACGCCGGTTCGGCTCGATCGACCTCGACCTCACCAAAGCCCGCTTCGCGGGGCCGGTCGTGGTGATCGAACTGGACATGAAATTCGGCTCGCTGGACCTGCGACTGCCAGAGGGTGCGAGTGCCTCGATCGACAACGTGGAGGTCTACGTGGGCAGCGCGGTCGACCGGCGCAAGGACCCACCGCCGGAGGGCACGCCGCACGTCGTGATCACCGGGCAGGTGGTGTTCGGCTCGGTGGTGATTCGCGGGCCGCGGCGGCCACTCCTGCGCCGCCCCGGCCAGCGCGATTAA
- the map gene encoding type I methionyl aminopeptidase gives MPARTALAPGELSPTRAVPKWIARPEYAWKPTAKEGTEPWVQEPEVIEKMRLAGRIAAGALAEAGKAVAPGVTTDELDRIAHEYMIDNGAYPSTLGYKGFPKSCCTSLNEVICHGIPDSTVIEDGDIVNIDVTAYIEGVHGDTNATFLAGDVSEEHRLLVERTREATMRAIKAVKPGRALSIIGRVIESYANRFGYNVVRDFTGHGIGTTFHNGLVVLHYDQPAVGTIMQPGMTFTIEPMINLGSLDYEIWDDGWTVVTRDRKWTAQFEHTLLVTDTGVEILTTL, from the coding sequence ATGCCTGCTCGAACCGCGCTTGCCCCTGGCGAGCTCTCACCGACACGGGCGGTGCCCAAGTGGATCGCGCGCCCCGAATACGCCTGGAAGCCGACGGCCAAAGAGGGCACCGAGCCGTGGGTGCAGGAACCGGAGGTCATCGAGAAGATGCGCCTCGCGGGCCGGATCGCGGCGGGCGCTTTGGCCGAGGCGGGCAAGGCCGTCGCGCCCGGTGTGACCACCGACGAGCTCGACCGGATTGCGCACGAGTACATGATCGACAACGGCGCGTACCCGTCGACCTTGGGCTACAAGGGATTTCCTAAGTCGTGCTGCACCTCACTCAACGAGGTGATCTGCCACGGCATCCCCGACTCGACGGTGATCGAGGACGGCGACATCGTCAACATCGACGTCACCGCCTACATCGAAGGGGTGCACGGCGACACCAACGCCACCTTCCTGGCCGGCGACGTCTCCGAGGAGCACCGCCTACTGGTGGAACGAACCCGTGAGGCGACGATGCGCGCGATCAAGGCCGTCAAGCCGGGGAGGGCGCTGTCCATCATTGGGCGCGTCATCGAGTCCTACGCAAATCGCTTCGGCTACAACGTGGTCCGCGACTTCACCGGCCACGGCATCGGCACCACATTCCACAACGGCCTGGTGGTACTGCACTACGACCAGCCCGCCGTCGGGACCATCATGCAACCGGGCATGACGTTCACCATCGAGCCGATGATCAACCTGGGCAGCCTGGACTACGAGATCTGGGACGACGGGTGGACGGTGGTGACGCGCGATCGTAAGTGGACCGCGCAGTTCGAGCACACGTTGCTGGTCACCGATACC